The proteins below are encoded in one region of Apostichopus japonicus isolate 1M-3 chromosome 22, ASM3797524v1, whole genome shotgun sequence:
- the LOC139964143 gene encoding dipeptidyl peptidase 2-like → MYADYMPCADPTGCGNSISWDYQACTEVVLPDGTDGISPSMFPKLPLTPDMRKTYCEMKYNVTPRTDWLNINMWGDDLGSATNIVFTHGDLDPWRRGGVTNGDVGSVEYYLIKGGAHHLDLRGSHSGDPQSVIDVREKELETIKRWLTDYQRQNIKKRRKKMEPSSYFRAGL, encoded by the exons ATGTATGCAGACTACATGCCTTGTGCTGATCCCACTGGTTGTGGAAATAGCATCTCATGGGATTACCAG GCTTGTACAGAAGTTGTTTTGCCTGATGGAACAGATGGTATTTCACCTTCCATGTTCCCTAAACTTCCACTTACCCCAGACATGAGGAAGACTTActgtgaaatgaaatataacGTAACACCTCGTACAGACTGGCTGAACATCAACATGTGGGGCGATG ATCTAGGCAGTGCGACCAACATTGTCTTTACTCATGGTGATTTAGATCCATGGCGAAGAGGTGGAGTCACCAACGGTGACGTGGGATCAGTCGAGTATTATCTGATCAAAGGAGGAGCTCATCACTTGGATTTACG AGGCAGTCACAGCGGGGACCCACAGTCAGTTATTGATGTTCGTGAGAAGGAGCTGGAAACCATAAAGAGATGGTTGACCGATTACCAGAGGCAGAACAtaaagaagaggaggaagaagatgGAACCTTCTTCCTACTTCCGTGCTGGTCTTTGA